A window of the Salvelinus alpinus chromosome 3, SLU_Salpinus.1, whole genome shotgun sequence genome harbors these coding sequences:
- the LOC139571334 gene encoding hemoglobin subunit beta-2-like, which produces MVVWTDEERAAISDIFSKLDYDDVGPKCLSRCLIVYPWTQRYFGAFGNLYNAEAIMNNPLIAKHGTTVLRGLERALKNMDDIKNTYAELSILHSEKLRVDPDNFKLLSDCLTIVIAAKMGTAFTPEYQASFQKFLSVVVSALGRQYH; this is translated from the exons ATGGTTGTGTGGACAGATGAAGAGCGCGCAGCCATCTCCGACATATTCTCCAAGCTAGACTATGACGACGTTGGCCCAAAGTGCCTGTCAAG GTGTCTGATCGTTTACCCCTGGACCCAGAGGTACTTCGGGGCCTTCGGCAACCTGTACAACGCAGAGGCCATCATGAACAACCCTCTGATCGCTAAGCACGGCACCACGGTGCTGCGCGGTCTGGAAAGAGCTCTGAAGAACATGGACGACATAAAGAACACCTACGCCGAGCTGAGCATTCTGCACTCCGAGAAACTGCGCGTGGATCCCGACAACTTCAAG CtgttgtctgactgtctgaccaTCGTCATCGCTGCGAAGATGGGTACCGCCTTCACCCCCGAGTATCAGGCCTCCTTCCAGAAGTTCTTGTCCGTGGTGGTGTCCGCTCTGGGCAGGCAGTACCACTAG